In Nocardioides sp. W7, the genomic stretch CGAAGGCCCCGATCGGGGCGGCCCACATGATCATGGCGAGCACCCGGAAGATCAGCTTCTGCGCCTGCTCGATCACACCCAGGATCGGCCGGCCCGCGGGACCCATCGCCTGCAGGGCGAAGCCGACCAGCAGCGCGACCAGCAGCGTCTCCAGCACCTCGCCCGAGGTCAGGCTGGAGAAGAACGACTCCGGGATGATCCCGAGCAGGAACTCCGTCGTACCGCCGTGCCCCTCAGCGGCGGCCTCCTCGGCGGCGGTGGAGCCCGACTCGGTGATGTTCAGGCCGTCGCCGGGGTGCAGCAGGTTGCCGACCACCATGCCGATGGCCAGGGCGAAGGTCGACATCGTGACGAAGTAGATGAGCGCCAGGCCGCCGACCTTGCCCACCCGGGCCGCGCTGGCGACCGAGCCGACGCCGACGGCGATCGTGCAGAAGATGACCGGCTGGATCATCATCTTGATCAGGGCCACGAAGGCGTCGCCCAGCGGCTTGAGCTCGACCGCGAAGCTGGGCCAGAGGATGCCGACCGCGATGCCGAGCGCGACCGCCACGATCACCGCCAGGTAGAGGTAGTGGCTCCGGTTGCGTGGCGGCTTCGGCTTGGCCGGGTCGACGGTGCGCGTGCTGCTCATCGGGTTCCTCCGGGGAGTGACCGGGTGGCACCCGACGGTCGGGCCCACGCTGCCGGCCCCCGTACCCGCCCCGTGGCGGCGCCATCCGCTCCTACCCCGACCGGCTCTCCGCGGGAGAGCCGGCCGTCACCCGATGCGGGTCAGCTGAGCTCGAGACCCGGGTAGAGCGGGTGCTTGTCGAGCATCTCCGCGGAGGCGTCCTTGATCTTGTCGGCGACTCCCTCGGCGAGGGTGTACGACGCCTTCGACGGCCCGCCGGCCTTGGTGGTCCCGGCCTCGGTGTTCTGCAGCACCTGCACGATGAGCTCGGCGACGTTGTCGAACTCGTCGTGGCCGAAGCCGCGGGTCGTCAGCGCGGGCGTGCCGAGCCGGACGCCGGAGGTGTACCAGGCGCCGTTCGGGTCGGACGGGACGGAGTTGCGGTTCGTCACGACGCCGGCGTCGAGGAGCGCCGACTCGGCCTGCCGGCCGGTCAGCCCGAACGAGGAGACGTCGAGCAGCACGATGTGGTTGTCGGTGCCGTCGGTGACCAGCTTGGCGCCGCGGGACTTGAACCCCTCGGCGAGCGACTGGGCGTTGTCGGCGACGGCCTGGGCGTAGGTCTGGAACGCCGGCTGGCGCGCCTCGGCCAGCGCGACGGCCTTGGCCGCCATCACGTGGCTGAGCGGTCCGCCGAGCACCATCGGGCAGCCGCGGTCGACACTGGGGGCGTACTCCTTCGTCGCCAGCACCATCCCGCCGCGCGGACCGCGCAGCGACTTGTGGGTGGTGGTCGTGACCACGTGGGCGTGCGGGACCGGGTCCTCGTCGCCCGTGAACACCTTGCCGGCGACCAGGCCCGCGAAGTGGGCCATGTCGACCATCAGCGTCGCGCCGACCTCGTCGGCGATCTCGCGCATCTTGGCGAAGTTCACCCGGCGGGGGTACGCCGAGTAGCCCGCGACCAGGATCAGCGGCTTGAACTCCTTGGCCTTGGCGCGGACCACGTCGTAGTCGAGCAGCCCGGTCTCCGGGTCGGTGCCGTACTGCTGCTGGTGGAACATCTTGCCGCTGATGTTGGGGCGGAAGCCGTGGGTGAGGTGGCCGCCGGCGTCCAGGCTCATGCCGAGCAGCCGCTGGTTGCCGAGCTCCTTGCGCAGCGACTCCCAGTCGGCGTCGGTGAGTTCGTTGACGTTCTTCGAGCCCGCCTTCTCCAGCCACGGGCCCTCGACCCGGTGGGCCAGGATCGACCAGAAGGCGACCAGGTTGGCGTCGATGCCGGAGTGCGGCTGCGCGTAGGCGTACTCGGCGCCGAACAGCTCGCGGGCGTGCTCGGCGGCCAGGGTCTCGACGGTGTCGACGTTCTGGCAGCCGGCGTAGAAGCGGTGGCCGACGGTGCCCTCGGCGTACTTGTCGCTGAACCAGGTGCCCATGGTCAGCAGGACGGCGGGCGAGGCGTAGTTCTCGCTGGCGATCAGCTTCAGCGAGCCGCGCTGGTCCGCGAGCTCCTGGCGGGTCGCGGCGGCGATCCGGGGCTCCACCGAGGCGATGACCTCGAGTGCTTGGGAGTAGGCGCTGCTGGTGAGGGCGTCGAGGTCACTCATGGCCCTCAGCCTACGGCTCCCGACCCCCGGCCAGACAGCGGGGCACG encodes the following:
- a CDS encoding glycine hydroxymethyltransferase yields the protein MSDLDALTSSAYSQALEVIASVEPRIAAATRQELADQRGSLKLIASENYASPAVLLTMGTWFSDKYAEGTVGHRFYAGCQNVDTVETLAAEHARELFGAEYAYAQPHSGIDANLVAFWSILAHRVEGPWLEKAGSKNVNELTDADWESLRKELGNQRLLGMSLDAGGHLTHGFRPNISGKMFHQQQYGTDPETGLLDYDVVRAKAKEFKPLILVAGYSAYPRRVNFAKMREIADEVGATLMVDMAHFAGLVAGKVFTGDEDPVPHAHVVTTTTHKSLRGPRGGMVLATKEYAPSVDRGCPMVLGGPLSHVMAAKAVALAEARQPAFQTYAQAVADNAQSLAEGFKSRGAKLVTDGTDNHIVLLDVSSFGLTGRQAESALLDAGVVTNRNSVPSDPNGAWYTSGVRLGTPALTTRGFGHDEFDNVAELIVQVLQNTEAGTTKAGGPSKASYTLAEGVADKIKDASAEMLDKHPLYPGLELS